The Mustelus asterias chromosome 23, sMusAst1.hap1.1, whole genome shotgun sequence genome window below encodes:
- the LOC144510509 gene encoding uncharacterized protein LOC144510509 — protein sequence MEKLWKCGDCGKGFRFPSELETHRHSQTGERPEWPFTCSVCGKEFTHFPNLQRHQRVHTGERSFTCSECGKGFTQLSSLSHNFTDTNERPFKCSDCGSGFKISGEFIIHQRNRTEERPFSCSHCTKRFTRSSHLQIHQRVHTGERPFTCSVCGMGFSVSCNLLRHKGTHSNERPFKCSDNGRSFKRASDLRVHQRIHTEERPFSCSHCTKRFRTSSHWRVHQRVHTGDGPFTWSECGKGFSDSSFLLSHQRVHTMEKQFTCSVCGKRFTWLSNLQRHQRVHK from the coding sequence atggagaaactgtggaaatgtggggactgtgggaagggattcaggttcccatctgaactggaaactcatcgacacagtcaaactggggagagaccagaatggccattcacctgctctgtgtgtgggaaggaattcactcacttccctaatctgcagagacaccagcgagttcacactggagagagatcattcacttgctctgagtgtgggaaaggattcactcagttatctagcCTGAGTCACAATTTCACTgataccaatgagagaccctttaaatgctctgactgcggGAGCGGATTCAAAATCTCTGGAGAATTTATAATCCACCAGCGCAATcgcactgaggagagaccattcagctgctctcactgcacaaagagatttacaaggtcatcccacctgcagatacaccagcgagttcacaccggggaaaggccgtttacctgctctgtgtgtgggatgggattcagtGTTTCATGtaatctgctgagacacaaaggcactcacagcaatgagagaccctttaaatgctctgacaaTGGGAGGAGCTTCAAACGTGCTTCGGATCTGAgggtccaccagcgcattcacactgaggagagaccgttcagttgctctcactgcacaaagaggtttagaacatcttCGCATTggcgggtacaccagcgagttcacactggggacggACCATTCACCtggtctgaatgtgggaagggattcagtgattcatccttcctgctgagtcaccagcgagttcacaccatggagaaacagttcacctgctctgtgtgtgggaaaagattcacttggttatccaacctgcagagacaccagcgagttcacaagtga